The following proteins are encoded in a genomic region of Vibrio taketomensis:
- a CDS encoding chemotaxis protein has product MLLRRCCLALMILLISALSGCSLLEVKIDSQTIPLTQQELNMRIMTREYSQQFFAQVEQAADVLQARYDAGDQLNQSHILLWKINAEEGMQAATYQVSPIASLIDSWVFVAQMNEFFHSGQGKALFIDSDGIKGAPGNDEAKQVSAHLAREIDALAKGLLKPSAYQSTKDFVEQFVATYPFSDLSMIRTPAYRAWLEANQIAQEEAVTTLGTMPEAIGDVSDRLSLMSKQTPKIMTWKAQLLALNSSASIEQVNQALDSLKVTADAMNDFIINNPEYMNHLAQEMAIHLQPLVDDIDIKTQARLAQLSEERQALEKMVARERQEVALIISHEREALAQNIDQISQQVVTVAMDKLMQLIKSTILYFVLFIVVIFFAPLGLGYMLGRRSQVRKQKA; this is encoded by the coding sequence ATGTTGTTACGTCGTTGCTGTTTGGCTTTAATGATATTGCTAATTTCGGCTCTTTCCGGTTGTTCTTTATTGGAAGTCAAAATCGACTCTCAAACGATTCCGCTAACTCAGCAAGAACTTAATATGCGAATCATGACGCGTGAATATTCGCAGCAGTTTTTTGCCCAAGTGGAACAAGCCGCTGACGTATTACAAGCCCGTTATGATGCTGGTGACCAACTTAATCAATCTCATATTCTGTTATGGAAAATCAATGCAGAAGAAGGAATGCAGGCGGCGACTTATCAAGTGTCACCGATTGCGTCCTTGATTGACTCTTGGGTATTTGTCGCGCAGATGAATGAATTCTTCCATTCAGGCCAAGGCAAAGCGTTATTCATCGATTCTGATGGCATAAAAGGAGCACCCGGTAATGATGAAGCTAAACAGGTTTCTGCTCACTTAGCGCGAGAGATCGATGCATTGGCCAAAGGTTTGCTCAAGCCCTCTGCTTATCAATCAACGAAGGATTTCGTAGAACAATTTGTGGCGACGTACCCATTTTCTGATTTGAGTATGATTCGCACTCCTGCTTATCGTGCGTGGTTAGAAGCAAATCAAATTGCACAAGAAGAAGCCGTTACGACACTCGGTACCATGCCTGAAGCAATCGGGGATGTCTCTGATCGATTAAGCCTGATGTCGAAACAGACGCCTAAGATTATGACTTGGAAGGCGCAACTGCTAGCGTTGAATAGTTCTGCGAGTATTGAGCAAGTAAATCAAGCCTTAGATAGCTTGAAAGTGACTGCAGATGCGATGAATGACTTCATTATCAATAACCCTGAATATATGAACCACCTAGCACAAGAAATGGCAATTCACCTGCAACCATTGGTCGATGATATCGATATCAAAACTCAAGCGCGTTTAGCGCAACTGAGTGAGGAGCGACAAGCGCTTGAGAAAATGGTCGCCCGAGAGCGGCAAGAGGTCGCGTTGATCATTTCTCACGAACGTGAAGCGTTGGCACAAAACATCGATCAGATTTCACAGCAGGTGGTAACGGTCGCGATGGATAAGTTGATGCAATTGATAAAGAGCACCATTTTGTATTTTGTGTTGTTTATTGTTGTGATTTTCTTTGCGCCACTTGGGCTTGGCTACATGTTAGGACGCCGATCTCAAGTGCGTAAACAGAAGGCGTGA
- a CDS encoding MATE family efflux transporter translates to MTWPMLFGVLSLMSFQLVDSAFIGQLGVLPLAAQGFTLPIQMVIIGIQVGLGIATTAVIAKAVGANQTRYAQQLGGLVIVMGSFAVALFGVIIYLLREPILLMLSAPESVLPIIDSYWIYWLISSWTGALLYFFYSVCRANGNTMLPGTMMMVTSLINLALDPLFIFTFDLGINGAAIATVVAFGLGILVVAPKVAAKQWVCFDWHDLDLMASLRSIGNIMGPAMISQLLPPLSSMLATKLLAGYGTAAVAAWALGSRYEFFAIVSVLALTMSMPPMVGRLLGAQKINEIRQLVTIAVKYVLASQLLIAVITYLSSQFLATLMTSEEQVEHILNWHLMIVPVSLGPLGICMLMVSINNALGKSYTALTISALRLFAFFLPCLWVGSMLGGIEGIFWGSLAGNVAAGACAWLMYQNAISQVERKLSIK, encoded by the coding sequence ATGACATGGCCAATGCTATTTGGCGTACTGTCATTGATGAGCTTTCAATTAGTCGATAGTGCTTTTATCGGGCAGCTTGGTGTTTTACCGCTGGCTGCACAAGGCTTTACCCTGCCGATTCAAATGGTGATCATCGGGATTCAAGTTGGCTTGGGTATTGCTACCACAGCGGTAATCGCTAAAGCGGTTGGTGCCAACCAAACCCGCTATGCCCAGCAGTTAGGTGGGCTGGTCATCGTCATGGGTTCATTCGCGGTGGCTCTATTTGGCGTAATCATCTACCTGCTAAGAGAACCGATTCTTCTGATGCTAAGCGCACCAGAAAGCGTACTACCAATTATCGATAGTTACTGGATCTACTGGTTAATTAGTTCTTGGACGGGAGCTTTACTCTATTTCTTTTATAGCGTCTGCCGCGCCAATGGCAATACGATGCTACCTGGCACAATGATGATGGTCACCAGCCTAATTAACCTAGCACTGGACCCTCTGTTTATTTTCACCTTTGATCTTGGGATTAACGGCGCAGCGATTGCGACCGTGGTCGCCTTTGGCCTTGGCATTTTAGTTGTCGCACCTAAAGTCGCCGCTAAACAATGGGTTTGCTTTGACTGGCATGATTTAGATCTAATGGCGAGCCTTCGCTCAATCGGCAACATTATGGGGCCTGCGATGATAAGCCAATTGCTGCCTCCGCTATCTTCAATGCTGGCAACTAAGCTTTTAGCAGGCTATGGCACGGCCGCTGTCGCCGCATGGGCATTAGGCTCTCGTTATGAGTTCTTCGCTATTGTCTCGGTATTAGCACTGACTATGTCGATGCCACCAATGGTTGGTCGTTTACTTGGCGCACAAAAAATTAATGAAATCCGTCAATTAGTCACTATTGCAGTGAAATATGTCTTAGCTTCCCAATTACTGATTGCCGTGATTACCTACTTGAGTAGCCAATTTTTGGCTACTCTCATGACCAGCGAAGAGCAAGTTGAACATATCCTTAATTGGCATTTAATGATCGTTCCAGTCAGCCTTGGACCACTAGGAATCTGTATGCTGATGGTTTCTATCAATAACGCACTCGGTAAGTCCTATACGGCATTAACCATCTCTGCGCTGCGTTTATTCGCTTTCTTCTTGCCGTGTCTATGGGTTGGCTCCATGTTAGGTGGCATTGAGGGTATCTTTTGGGGTTCGCTCGCAGGTAATGTTGCCGCAGGTGCCTGTGCATGGCTAATGTATCAAAACGCTATCAGTCAAGTTGAGCGTAAGTTGTCAATTAAATGA
- a CDS encoding monovalent cation:proton antiporter-2 (CPA2) family protein — protein sequence MTGYFLQAFIYLVAAVIAVPIAKRLGLGSVLGYLIAGVVIGPIVGLVGEETTTIQHFAEFGVVMMLFLVGLELEPKMLWNMRNRLLGLGGLQVAGTAAAVMGIAMLFQQPWTIALAIGLIFALSSTAIVLQTFNEKGLTRTEGGQNAFSVLLFQDIAVIPMLAFIPLLALPELVEQAQSAAATAAEHHEELSLVAGLPGWAYALVIVVSIVGLVVGGHYLSRPLFRFVASSGLREIFTATALMLVVGIAALMSLVGLSPALGTFLAGVVLANSEFRHELESNIDPFKGLLLGLFFITVGAGINFGILFDDFFLIIGLTLGVMLLKALILYVLAFCFRIRNSNRWLFTLSLAQAGEFGFVLLSFTTQNHVIPLDIAQTLSLVVALSMFLTPGLFILFDKVILPRFEHASNQGEADNIDEQGTVIIAGIGRFGQIVNRLLVANGIKTVVLDHQAAQIDMVRQINTKAYYGDATRTDLLHTAGIEDAAMIVIAIDNPDATLELVKYVKHTYPHVKILARAYDRGDSYLLRQAGADIIESETYHSAIELGAHALRAIGQHPFHVEQQKASYKRVEDKKSDMLYQAWLDDSSGERFDNNYRQLFMHLEEQIKLALATDRADKHNNDERGWTPPPKGYADDPTPK from the coding sequence ATGACCGGATATTTTCTTCAAGCCTTTATCTACCTCGTTGCCGCGGTTATCGCTGTACCTATCGCCAAGCGCCTTGGCTTAGGTTCCGTCTTGGGGTATTTAATTGCGGGTGTCGTCATTGGTCCAATCGTTGGCTTGGTTGGTGAAGAAACCACGACTATTCAGCACTTTGCTGAATTTGGTGTGGTGATGATGCTGTTTCTCGTGGGTTTAGAGCTTGAACCCAAAATGCTATGGAATATGCGTAATCGCCTATTGGGATTGGGCGGCTTGCAAGTAGCAGGCACGGCTGCCGCAGTGATGGGTATCGCGATGCTGTTTCAGCAACCGTGGACAATCGCACTGGCGATTGGTTTGATCTTCGCGCTCTCTTCTACCGCTATCGTACTGCAAACCTTTAATGAAAAGGGGCTCACTCGCACCGAGGGTGGGCAAAATGCTTTCTCTGTACTTCTCTTTCAAGATATTGCCGTCATCCCTATGCTGGCGTTTATTCCGCTATTGGCGCTGCCGGAATTAGTTGAACAAGCACAGAGCGCTGCTGCAACCGCAGCCGAGCATCATGAGGAACTGAGCTTAGTCGCAGGCCTGCCGGGTTGGGCTTACGCGCTGGTTATTGTTGTCTCGATAGTCGGCTTGGTCGTTGGTGGGCACTATTTAAGTCGTCCACTGTTTCGTTTCGTTGCAAGCTCAGGCTTGCGTGAAATTTTCACCGCGACAGCGTTAATGCTGGTTGTTGGGATCGCTGCACTAATGAGTTTAGTTGGGTTATCACCTGCTTTAGGCACATTCCTCGCGGGCGTGGTGCTGGCCAACAGTGAATTCCGTCATGAACTTGAGTCCAATATCGACCCATTTAAAGGTCTACTACTAGGTCTCTTCTTCATCACCGTTGGGGCTGGAATTAACTTTGGTATTTTGTTTGATGATTTCTTCCTAATCATCGGCTTAACCCTTGGAGTAATGCTGCTCAAAGCCTTGATCCTATATGTACTCGCGTTCTGCTTTAGAATTCGTAACAGTAACCGCTGGTTGTTTACGCTTAGCTTGGCGCAAGCTGGTGAGTTTGGTTTCGTACTATTAAGCTTTACCACGCAAAACCATGTTATTCCGCTCGATATCGCACAAACTCTCTCACTTGTTGTTGCACTATCCATGTTCCTCACCCCTGGGCTGTTTATCCTATTTGATAAGGTTATTCTGCCTCGGTTTGAGCACGCATCGAATCAAGGGGAAGCAGATAACATCGATGAGCAAGGTACCGTCATCATTGCGGGTATTGGCCGCTTTGGTCAAATCGTTAATCGTCTGCTGGTTGCCAATGGTATTAAAACCGTCGTGCTCGACCACCAAGCTGCACAGATTGATATGGTGCGCCAAATAAACACGAAAGCCTACTATGGCGATGCTACTCGCACTGACTTACTGCACACAGCAGGTATTGAAGATGCGGCGATGATTGTTATTGCGATTGATAATCCAGACGCGACGTTAGAGCTGGTAAAATACGTTAAACATACCTATCCACACGTGAAAATCCTCGCCCGTGCATACGATCGAGGAGACAGCTATCTGCTAAGACAGGCAGGTGCCGATATCATCGAGTCTGAAACCTATCACTCTGCAATCGAACTGGGCGCACATGCACTACGAGCCATCGGTCAACACCCATTCCATGTAGAACAGCAAAAAGCGAGTTACAAGCGCGTGGAAGATAAAAAGTCGGACATGCTTTACCAAGCTTGGTTGGATGACTCCTCAGGTGAACGCTTTGACAATAACTACCGTCAGCTTTTCATGCACCTAGAAGAGCAAATCAAGCTCGCGCTGGCGACCGATAGAGCAGATAAACACAATAACGATGAACGTGGTTGGACGCCGCCACCAAAAGGTTATGCCGACGATCCGACACCAAAATAA
- a CDS encoding NAD(P)H-dependent oxidoreductase: MPKNKVLVLYAHPSQHRSEVNQPLFNAAKNIEGVTTVDLYYEYPSYNINIDREQQRLVEHDVIIFQFPLYWYSTPAMLKEWQDLVLEYGFAYGSQGTALKGKRFLCALSAGGKADAYQLEGYNHFTIREILYPIEQMVALTGMKYMAPLALFGARTAKEEGRIEQHVKRWEKLLTALVNDKVDYKLAYEVEKLNPYLNRLILGDEA; the protein is encoded by the coding sequence ATGCCTAAAAACAAAGTCCTGGTTTTATACGCGCATCCTTCTCAGCACCGCTCAGAAGTGAACCAGCCACTATTTAATGCAGCCAAAAACATCGAAGGTGTCACTACGGTTGACCTTTACTACGAATATCCAAGTTACAACATCAACATTGACCGAGAGCAGCAACGATTGGTCGAACACGATGTGATTATTTTCCAATTTCCACTCTACTGGTATTCAACTCCTGCCATGCTCAAAGAATGGCAAGATCTGGTCTTAGAATATGGCTTTGCTTATGGCAGCCAAGGCACTGCACTCAAAGGGAAGCGCTTTTTATGTGCTCTGTCAGCCGGAGGGAAAGCGGATGCCTACCAATTGGAAGGTTATAACCATTTTACCATTCGAGAAATACTCTACCCGATCGAACAAATGGTGGCGCTAACTGGCATGAAGTACATGGCTCCACTGGCACTGTTTGGCGCGCGTACCGCCAAAGAGGAAGGACGTATAGAACAACACGTCAAGCGTTGGGAAAAGCTACTTACAGCACTGGTCAACGACAAGGTGGATTACAAATTGGCGTATGAGGTGGAAAAACTCAATCCTTACCTCAACCGACTCATTTTAGGAGATGAAGCATGA
- a CDS encoding glutaredoxin family protein, producing MKVIRWILGRIILLLDFVFSPRGIKRSAEEQARLDAKASQLALYQFDACPFCVKVRRAMKRQAVKIELRDAKNNAEHRAELETGGGKIKVPCLRIEDEQGVKWMYESSDIVAYLEKEFA from the coding sequence ATGAAGGTCATTCGTTGGATATTAGGTCGTATTATTTTGTTGTTAGACTTTGTTTTTTCTCCACGTGGCATAAAGCGTTCAGCAGAGGAACAGGCACGACTCGACGCCAAAGCATCACAATTGGCACTGTATCAATTTGATGCTTGTCCATTTTGCGTCAAAGTTCGCCGCGCAATGAAACGCCAAGCGGTCAAAATCGAGTTAAGAGACGCGAAAAACAATGCGGAGCATCGTGCTGAGCTTGAAACAGGTGGTGGCAAAATTAAAGTGCCTTGCCTGCGTATTGAAGACGAGCAAGGTGTGAAATGGATGTATGAATCATCAGATATCGTTGCGTATCTTGAAAAAGAATTTGCTTAA
- a CDS encoding HAD family hydrolase, translating to MGKSLVIPFEPSRLKAIVFDLDNTLVTSDMDFMWLRNKIGCPESSDLLTFTDQIACPKKRATAEQQILDHELQDAQNSEPMPGCESILHYIESKALYTAIITRNCFQAAETKVAHNNLNIERIISREHFAPKPSPDALNSLVKEWQLQPEEVLYVGDYLYDLQAALNAKMPSCLVNHGTEKPFEHHASIVVAHLNDLTQLLIHATRSNNMV from the coding sequence ATGGGAAAATCCTTAGTTATACCTTTTGAACCATCGCGGCTAAAAGCGATTGTTTTTGACCTCGACAACACCCTAGTCACTTCAGACATGGACTTTATGTGGCTACGTAACAAGATAGGTTGTCCAGAAAGTAGCGATCTACTGACTTTCACTGACCAAATTGCCTGCCCTAAAAAACGCGCCACTGCTGAGCAGCAAATTCTCGACCACGAACTGCAAGATGCGCAGAACTCTGAACCCATGCCCGGCTGTGAATCCATCTTGCACTACATCGAAAGCAAAGCCCTTTATACAGCCATCATCACACGCAATTGCTTCCAAGCTGCAGAAACAAAAGTCGCACACAATAACCTCAATATTGAACGCATCATCAGTCGCGAACATTTTGCGCCAAAACCCTCTCCTGATGCACTCAATAGCCTAGTAAAAGAATGGCAACTTCAGCCGGAAGAAGTGTTGTATGTCGGCGACTATCTCTACGATTTGCAAGCGGCACTCAACGCCAAAATGCCCTCTTGTTTGGTCAATCATGGCACTGAGAAACCATTTGAACATCACGCCTCCATTGTAGTGGCTCATTTAAATGACCTTACTCAATTACTTATTCACGCCACTCGCAGTAACAATATGGTATAA
- a CDS encoding DMT family transporter, producing the protein MSHNHHPIKGASWMLTAGLSFAIVNSLAQVASINYGLSSTTVALVQYAIALVVILPYLKTLGIRQSLRTQKLGLHIFRVFLSVIGIQLWLWALAYPVPIWQGIALLMTSPLFATIGSGLLLKENVGKARWAATLTGFIGAMIILEPWADDFSWAALLPVGAAFFWACYSLMVKKLSSDDSPSTMVVYLLILITPFNILLALPDWQTPTGGTLWLVLICAGIATALAQWAIVKAYSVADASFVQPFDHAKLPLNVLAGWVVFGWVPPGRLWLGAAIIIASVAFITQWEARKSSKRKSA; encoded by the coding sequence ATGAGTCATAATCATCACCCAATTAAGGGCGCCAGTTGGATGCTAACCGCTGGCTTGTCGTTTGCTATCGTTAACAGCCTAGCGCAAGTTGCAAGTATCAATTATGGTCTCTCTTCGACCACGGTCGCGCTGGTGCAATACGCGATTGCACTGGTGGTTATTCTGCCTTACCTCAAAACACTCGGCATTCGCCAATCATTACGAACGCAGAAACTCGGCTTGCATATATTCCGTGTATTTTTGTCTGTGATTGGTATTCAGTTATGGCTTTGGGCACTCGCGTACCCAGTGCCTATCTGGCAAGGTATTGCGCTGCTAATGACCTCGCCACTTTTTGCCACTATCGGATCAGGGCTACTACTCAAAGAAAACGTAGGCAAAGCGCGTTGGGCAGCAACATTAACCGGTTTTATCGGTGCCATGATCATCTTAGAGCCTTGGGCTGACGACTTTAGCTGGGCAGCTTTGCTTCCAGTTGGCGCTGCCTTCTTTTGGGCCTGCTATTCATTAATGGTGAAAAAACTGTCTTCTGATGACTCACCATCGACAATGGTGGTTTATCTACTGATCTTAATTACGCCATTTAACATACTACTCGCTCTACCAGATTGGCAAACACCGACTGGTGGTACGCTTTGGTTGGTTCTAATTTGTGCGGGGATTGCGACTGCATTGGCGCAGTGGGCCATTGTAAAAGCCTATTCTGTTGCTGACGCTTCTTTTGTACAGCCATTTGACCATGCAAAACTGCCTTTAAACGTACTTGCTGGATGGGTGGTATTTGGTTGGGTTCCACCTGGTCGTTTATGGCTAGGCGCGGCGATCATCATTGCCTCTGTCGCCTTTATTACTCAATGGGAAGCTCGTAAAAGTAGTAAGCGCAAGTCAGCTTAA
- a CDS encoding glutaredoxin domain-containing protein, which yields MTTPIKITLYRWAGSWGPFKVNIPCGECTLTKDILQDTFDNELAGIPIELEVKDWLSHWWEPLKLGSWHAPILVVEGKVVSQGEALNRGVLIQSVIQKWSERDTLKGNIVYGKATCPYCVKAKKILDDAGIEYQYHDVVKESAALYRMIPEVKAIIGLKTPVTVPQIWLDGQYIGGADNLEAWIEANNLKQVPNNVVNLEANQG from the coding sequence ATGACAACACCAATCAAAATTACACTGTATCGCTGGGCTGGTAGCTGGGGACCATTTAAGGTCAATATTCCTTGTGGCGAATGCACTCTAACCAAAGATATTCTCCAAGACACGTTTGATAACGAGCTTGCTGGTATTCCCATTGAGCTTGAAGTGAAAGATTGGTTATCCCATTGGTGGGAGCCTCTAAAACTTGGGTCGTGGCACGCTCCGATTCTGGTTGTAGAAGGCAAAGTGGTTAGCCAAGGTGAAGCACTAAACCGCGGCGTATTAATCCAGTCGGTGATACAAAAATGGAGTGAGCGTGACACGCTTAAAGGCAATATTGTCTATGGTAAGGCAACCTGTCCATATTGTGTGAAAGCGAAAAAGATCCTTGATGATGCGGGCATCGAATACCAATACCATGATGTGGTTAAAGAAAGCGCCGCGTTGTATCGCATGATTCCAGAAGTGAAAGCCATCATTGGTTTGAAAACACCGGTAACCGTGCCACAAATTTGGCTTGATGGGCAATACATTGGTGGTGCCGATAACTTGGAAGCTTGGATTGAAGCCAATAATCTCAAGCAAGTACCCAACAATGTGGTCAATTTAGAAGCGAATCAAGGCTGA
- the norR gene encoding nitric oxide reductase transcriptional regulator NorR, protein MQDITISTLLDMTAGLASGHNDQDRFNKLLDAIRKVIQCDCIALLGAQQDTLLPLAIQGMTRDTLGRRFKVSDHPRFEQICQASGVVRFDADSPLPDPFDGLLLDYDGELPMHACMGLPLIYADQLLGILTFDSLTPNVFDSIPDRSLEALSAIVASHLKVALTVSKLEQQAKQTQQRFEELNQEVWERDGKIIGSRAMQALKQDIAVVAPSDFTILIHGETGVGKELVARSLHHQSRRRQQPLIYVNCAAIAESLIESELFGHVKGAFTGADKSRLGKFALADGGTLFLDEIGELSLTAQSKLLRALQNQEIQPVGQDNVQSIDVRVLAATNRDLKHEVEQGRFRADLYHRLTVYPLNVPPLRERDEDVVLLAGYFLEQARKKLAITQLKFTRDALIQLPRYDWPGNVRELEHVINRAALKAKAKPQQAATVSVSALDLALEQNDVMPTTPAVSDTVAPAVVKIKDLRQATEQFQAQMIIETLQRANYNWAGAARELNLDRANLVRLAKRLGIQVTKEHKIERSS, encoded by the coding sequence ATGCAAGACATCACCATTTCTACATTGTTGGACATGACCGCGGGGTTAGCGAGTGGGCACAACGATCAAGATCGCTTTAATAAACTACTCGATGCTATTCGTAAGGTGATCCAATGTGACTGCATTGCACTACTTGGCGCGCAACAAGACACTCTTCTGCCTCTGGCCATTCAAGGTATGACGCGTGACACGTTAGGACGCCGCTTTAAAGTCAGCGACCACCCACGCTTCGAGCAGATTTGTCAGGCAAGTGGCGTAGTTCGCTTTGATGCAGATAGTCCACTTCCCGATCCTTTCGACGGATTATTGCTTGATTACGATGGCGAACTTCCAATGCACGCTTGTATGGGATTACCCCTTATCTATGCCGATCAATTGCTGGGGATTTTGACCTTCGATAGCCTGACACCCAACGTTTTTGACTCAATACCTGACCGCAGTTTAGAGGCGCTATCGGCTATCGTCGCTTCACACCTTAAAGTAGCGTTAACCGTATCCAAACTGGAGCAACAAGCAAAACAAACACAACAACGCTTTGAAGAACTCAATCAAGAAGTTTGGGAGCGCGACGGAAAGATCATCGGTAGTAGGGCCATGCAAGCACTTAAGCAAGATATCGCCGTTGTGGCTCCTTCTGATTTCACCATTTTAATTCATGGTGAAACAGGCGTAGGTAAAGAGTTAGTCGCACGCAGCCTACATCATCAATCCCGGCGCCGTCAGCAACCGCTAATTTATGTTAACTGCGCAGCGATTGCAGAGTCATTGATTGAAAGTGAACTCTTTGGCCATGTTAAAGGCGCATTTACAGGTGCTGATAAATCACGCCTCGGTAAATTTGCCCTAGCCGACGGTGGAACCCTGTTTCTAGATGAGATTGGCGAACTCAGTCTGACCGCACAAAGTAAACTGTTACGTGCACTACAAAACCAAGAGATTCAACCCGTTGGACAAGATAACGTGCAAAGCATTGATGTACGCGTGTTAGCGGCAACCAATCGAGATCTCAAACACGAAGTTGAGCAAGGTCGATTTCGCGCCGATCTTTATCATCGCCTCACTGTTTACCCGCTCAATGTGCCGCCACTGCGTGAGCGCGATGAAGATGTCGTACTGCTTGCGGGATACTTTCTTGAACAAGCCCGTAAAAAGTTGGCGATTACCCAACTCAAATTTACCCGCGACGCATTAATTCAACTGCCTCGTTATGATTGGCCCGGCAACGTGCGTGAACTTGAACACGTGATCAATCGAGCCGCATTAAAAGCAAAAGCGAAACCACAACAAGCCGCTACAGTATCGGTATCCGCTTTAGATTTAGCACTTGAACAAAACGATGTCATGCCTACAACCCCTGCTGTATCAGACACTGTCGCTCCAGCTGTCGTGAAAATAAAAGATTTGCGCCAAGCAACAGAACAGTTTCAAGCACAGATGATTATTGAAACCCTACAGAGGGCCAACTATAACTGGGCAGGCGCTGCACGAGAGCTCAATCTTGATCGTGCAAATTTGGTTCGTTTAGCTAAGCGTTTAGGAATACAAGTGACCAAAGAACATAAGATTGAACGCTCAAGTTAA